Proteins co-encoded in one Papaver somniferum cultivar HN1 chromosome 5, ASM357369v1, whole genome shotgun sequence genomic window:
- the LOC113279947 gene encoding uncharacterized protein LOC113279947, with the protein MINNHQYTHGYYLTDAVHPKWSTLVQCYRQPPAGAVGRSYRHFNNAQMALRKDVERAFGIFKRKFTIICVPYRGLSPREMHKTMLTYIILHNMVIQETRRDSEWTNYEDEDLRPEIQPERGVPARNYDQLTNYIQNRNLYDSLRDDQRLNLWAEHG; encoded by the coding sequence ATGATCAATAACCATCAGTACACTCATGGATATTATCTCACGGATGCTGTCCACCCAAAATGGTCTACCTTGGTTCAATGCTACCGTCAGCCTCCTGCCGGTGCAGTGGGCCGTTCATACCGGCATTTTAACAATGCCCAAATGGCAttgaggaaggatgtggaacgcgcttttggaatttttaaGAGGAAGTTTACTATCATTTGTGTCCCATATCGTGGGTTgagtcctcgtgaaatgcacaaAACTATGCTCACTTacataattcttcataacatggtaattcaggaaacccgtcGTGATTCAGagtggactaactatgaagatgaagatttgaggccaGAGATTCAACCAGAAAGAGGCGTCCCTGCAAGGAATTATGATCAATtgactaattacattcagaacCGAAATTTGTATGATAGTTTAAGAGATGATCAGAGATTGAATCTTTGGGCGGAGCATGGATGA